The genomic stretch AAAATAGTACAGAAGAATCAGACGAAACGGAAGAAGTTCCAGTCACCGATAACAAAAAAAATGATGTAGATGAAGCACCGGAAAATTCTGATGGAAGTAAGACTGACGATAAAAATGGAACCGATGCTATAACGGGAGATAATAATAACACGACAGAGGAAACAAGTACGAAGAATACTACATCAAAGGATAATACTACGTCAGAGGAGAATACTACTTCTGAGGAGAACGAAACCTCAAAGAATGATTCTGATACGTTGGAAGAAAAGAAAGAGGATATTACAAAAGAGATTATTATTACAGAAGGTATGTCCTCTGAAAAGGTAACTCGTATATTGAAAGAAAATGGTGTTATTGAAGATGCAGGTGCTTTTAATCAGTATCTAATAATAAATAATTATTCCAGAAAGATAAGGGTTGGTACCTATCATATCAAACCTTATGCGACTTATAAAGATATAACTGATATGATAATCCATTAAGTGATAAGTTCTTGCTCATGACGCAATTCCAATGATATGCACATGAGTTTTTTTGTAAAAAATCATATTTTTAGTTTCAATGGAGACTATCTCAAACAAAATATGTCTAAGAATGACAAAATTAGCGAAAAAAGCTTGCTTATTAATCAAATTAGTATATAATAAGAGTAGGTAATTATTCCTATTATCGGTCAAAAATTAATATCATATTGTAAGATAAAGGCAAACCTGCCAAAAGGCAGAGACGCAAAGCCACGGGCCTAAGGCGAAAGCTATGGCAGCCGAGTTACCATGATTAGACTAGCCATGGCATTTTTTCGGCTAGCTTTTCTTTTTATATAACTTGATTGAGTTTTAATTTCAAATAATAAAATAAAGCTTATTTGTTTTTATATCTGAAAGCGGTTTAAAATTTATATTAATTTATATTGCCTTTACTGTTATTTTAAAATAAATATAAGATAGAGGAACACTATGGTACACATAAAAATTGCAGATATATCAGTTAGTCGAGGACAGGTAGTTTCCAGTCAAACGAAAAGTGTAATGCACACAGCAGAAAAAGAGTACAGAAGTATAAGCACGGCTCTGTCGGAGAACAAGTGTAAGAAACAGGGAAGCAAGCATAACTGGCACAATACCATTCTATTATCTCTGGACGCTATTCAGGATTTATTCCTTAAAACAGGTTTATCAGGAGCAGACATAGATATGATTGTACTTTCCAGTCAATTACCGGAGTATGTTTCACCTGCGACTTCTGCCAAAATTCATAATGTAATTGGCGGAAAGAAAGAATGCATCTGTTATGATGTGAATTCCAATGGTTGTGGTATGACCTTGGCTTTTGATCAGATTTCCAAATACATGACGATGAGTCCTCATATAAAACGTGCTCTTCTGATTGGCTGTGATTATATGAGTATCGATACCCATAATATGGGAGATGCTGCATGCGCCGTTCTGTTAGAAAAAACGGAAGAAGAAAGCGGTGTATGTGACACGCTAAGTATAGTAAGTCCAGATGATACAGATTCACCATTATTTCCACACTGTGGTTTTTCAAATATGTTTCTGATAAAAGATGGAAATGATATGGAGTTTTCCATCTACAAAAAGAAAATAATTAATGTTGAAGCGTTGGAAGAGTCTATATCAACAATACTTTTAAGAAATTCTCTCAGAATAGAAAAGATAAATATGTTTTGTTTCTCCCAAAACAGCAAAGAGGGGCTTGAAATCATAAGAGAACGGATGGTAATAGACAAATCTGCCAGCCCTTATATCGGTGATGTTTACGGAGATACAGGTACGAGCAGTCCATTTATTGCCCTATATGAAGCAATGGAAAAGCAGCTGATCAGAAGAGGGGATTATTTTATGATTTGTGCTTTTGGATGCAGTGCCCAGAATATAACTCTTCTTTGTAAATTTTAGTCTGGTATATAGAAGTAACCGCGTTAAAATGCGTCTATCCAATCCAGAGCATGGAAGGTTCTTGCGATACAGCTATAAATATAATAAAAACATAATGTGAATTATATTATAAACTATGCACCTTGTATACAGTTGGCTGCCAGCTTACTGCGATATGGAGAGTGCATTTTTTGTACTTACAATTTCTTGATTTGATCTGCAAATTGTGATACCATAAATTCGCATGATTATGTTAAAGAACACGAAGGAGATGGCAGTATGGGATTAAATGAAACACCCTCCGCAGACCGTTTGCATATAGGTTTTTTTGGGAAACGAAATGCCGGTAAATCAAGCTTGGTTAATAAAATTACAGGACAAGAGCTATCTGTGGTTTCAGAAGTAAAAGGAACAACAACAGATCCTGTTTATAAAGCAATGGAGTTACTGCCATTAGGTCCGGTGATGATTATAGACACTCCTGGAATTGATGACGAAGGAGCTTTAGGGGAATTAAGAGTAAGAAGAACAAAACAGGTACTGAATAAGACCGATATTGCTATCCTGATAATTGATGCACTGGCAGGGAAGTCGGCTACTGATATTGAATTGATTAAGCTCTTTGAAGAGAAGAAGATTCCTTACCTATTGGTATATAATAAGGCTGATTTGCTTACAAAAGCAGAGGCAGAGCAAAATGATAATGAAATTTATGTAAGTGCTGTTACCGGCATGAATATTGAAACTCTGAAAAATATTATTTCCAGGATAGTACCGGCCGAAGATAGTAAGCTTCGAATCGTTGGTGATGTTATACATCCATCGGATTTTGTTATATTAGTAGTACCTATAGACAAAGCGGCTCCTAAAGGAAGGCTTATTCTTCCTCAGCAGCAGACCATAAGGGACATCCTGGAGGCTGACGGAACGGCAATTGTAGTAAAAGAGTATGAACTGAAGGAAACTCTTGAGAGCTTAGGGAAAAAGCCCAGTCTTGTTATAACTGACAGCCAGGTGTTTGCAAAGGTATCTGCTGATACACCAAAAGATATACCACTTACCTCCTTTTCCATTTTATTTGCCAGGTATAAAGGCTTACTGCAGGAAGCCGTTAAGGGAGTGGCAATTTTGGAGCAGCTGAAAGAGGGAGATACAATACTTATCTGTGAAGGCTGTACTCATCACAGGCAATGTGATGATATTGGAACAGTGAAGCTTCCGCGTTGGATTAAGAACTATACCGGCAAAGAATTTCAGTTTGAATTTACTTCGGGAGGACAGTTTCCGGAAGACCTGAGTCCCTATCAGCTGATTGTTCATTGCGGTGGCTGCATGTTGACGGAAAGAGAAGTGAAATATCGCCAAAAATGTAGCGTTGATCAAGGGATACCCATAACCAATTATGGAATTTTGATTGCATATATGCAGGGAATCTTAAGGCGAAGTCTTGAAATATTCCCGTCAATTCTTCAGGAAATACCGGACGAGTTTTAGTTTTAACCCTATAAAGGTGGGTTCCATAGGATGAAGATCCTGAAATAGTGTGCAGAAACCTGCATTTAATAATGGAGTCCAAGAGAAGAGGAACATGAAAGAGAACATTCAAGAGAAGAAGGATATTAATACAACTGCAAATATACTCTATGGAACAGAAACAAACAAAGCCGTCGGAAACTTTGCTCTGGAGCATAAGAAAACCAGTCACAGGCTTATTCTTGCCCTGGTTAAAGTTAAGAAAGCAGCAGCAAGCAGTTACCTGAAGCTAGGAATGGGGAAGCCAGGAGTATATGAGGCAATCATAAAAGCCTGTGACAGAATCCTTTCGGGAGAATATCAGGATCAGTTTCCAGTGGAGGCTTTACAGGGGGGTGCTGGAACCTCCACAAATATGAATGTCAATGAAGTATTGGCTAATCTTGCAGAGAAGCTTGCGGGAGAGAGGGATGAAGGGGAGCTGATAACGATACACCCACTTGATGATGTAAACAGAGGTCAATCTACCAATGATGTCTATCCCACAGCACTCCGAATTGCCTCCATTGACTTGTTACGGGAACTAAGTGATGGATGTGCCAGACTACAGGAGGCTCTTCAAATGAAGGAACGAGAGCTGGAAGGAATCAAAAAGCTTGGAAGAACAGAGCTTATGGATGCGATTCCTATTACCCTGGGAGGAGAATTCGGTGCATATGCTCAGGCGATTGCCAGAGACAGGTGGAGGCTTTATAAAGTAGAAGAACGACTAAGACAGATAAATCTAGGTGGTACAGCTGTAGGGACTTCAGGAAATGCTGAAAGAAAGTATCGTTTTCTGGTTATTGAAAATCTGCGTGAATTAACTGGTATGGGACTGGCAGCAGCAGAATATCCAATGGATATTACGCAGAATAATGACGTATTTGTTGAAGTGTCAGGACTCTTAAAGGCTTTGGCCGTAAATCTGATGAAAATATCAGGGGATTTAAGGCTTATGAATTCCGGTCCATACGGAGGGATAGGAGAAATCAGGCTAAAAGCCCTTCAGGCAGGCAGCACCATTATGCCCGGTAAAGTAAATCCTGTTATACCCGAAATGGTAACGCAGATTTCTATGAAGGTAATGGCAAATGACTATGCAATCACTATGGCTGCTGCCCACGGAGAATTTGAATTAAATGCCTTCCTTCCTTTAATAGCTGACAGTTTGCTGGAAAGTCTGGAACTTCTGATAAAAGCAGTAGAAATATTTCGATGTAATTGCATAGAAACTCTTCAGGCGAACAAGGACAGATGTGAAGAACTATTGGAGAAGTCTTATGCATTTGCTACAGCCTATACAGGAATACTGGGGTATGATAAAGTAAGTGAAGTGGTGAAAGAACATGAGGGAAATTCTGAATTAATAAGAAATACCTTAGAAATGCTGTTAAAAGAAAAAAATTCTGAAGTACGATAAATATAAAAACCCACAGAGTTGAACTATGTGGGTTTTTGTAATCACATAGATGGAATCCAAGTTCCCCATTGATGCTCTGTTAAAAAAATTATATATTTCCAAACTTTATGTTAAGCTGCTAATTGAAGCAGCCAAAATCAGCTGCTTAACAGCTGTTTAAAGATGCAGTAAAAAAGCTCATTTTTTGTAATGTTTGCTTAATTTAGATACAGCCCCAAAAAAAATAACATGTCAGGTTCGAATCCTGCCATGTTATTTTTTCGCTTATACTGCCGGTGGTGGGACTCGAACCCACACGCCCTCACGGACAACGGATTTTGAGTCCGTCTCGTCTGCCAATTCCAACACACCGGCTGATTTTCTTCACTGATGTCAAAATGGTTGTCTTGAATCAGCGAAGATTATTCTACCATAATATGAAAATAAAAGCAAGACATATTTCTATAAAAAAATTGTTTCTTTTTATTTAAGTCATAATAAACACGTACCCTTATAATTTCTTTCAGTGTTTGTCCTGCTGTTTTTGAAAGTATAGTTGAAACATTATCAAAAAAAGGGTAAAATAAATAATTAAACAAATCTATTTGTAATTCAAAAAGAGTGCAACACCCGAAAGGTATGGTAGAAAATGAACTGCATTGAAGTCCAAAGGCTTATGATGCCCTTTATTGATAACAAGTTAAGTATGGAGCAATTGGAAGCGTTTATGCAGCATATCAGGTCCTGCCCGGATTGTATGGAGGAACTTGAGGTTCATTATATTTTGCTGACAGGTATGAGAAGACTGGATGCGGATAAGGAATTGTCAGATAACTTCCATGAAGACTTCATTGAGTTATTGGGCGAATATGAAGAGAAAATCGTACACTATAAATTTGCCCACATAAGAAAGCGAATCATTCTGATATTGGTAATAGCCGCTGCAGCAATTGCATCCAGCCTTCACCTTGGTGAAGTGGTGGAGGAGGTCTTAAAGGACGAACCAAAGACCAGTACCTTTTATTCAGAAGATTTGTTTTTTCCGGACTTTGAAGGTAACAGGAGCAACGAGCTGACATTTGTGCCAAGTGGTGTATTTGATGAGAAGATAATGTATAGACTGGATGATATTTATGCTTATCTTGTAATAGAAGATGAAGAAGGAGCCAAACTATTACAGGAGAAGTTCCCTGTGCATTTTCACAGTTCCAACCCTTACAGAAAGCAGTGAAGCCTCATTTAGCAGAAAACCCTTGCTGGCAAAGCTAAACAACAGGCATAATAGTATATTAGAAAGGATATCGGTATGAGATATCCGGAAATGAGGATTTTCCATGAGTAAGAAAATTGTATTAATCGATGGGCACAGTATACTAAACAGAGCCTTTTATGCACTTCCGGTGTTATCCAATTCAGAAGGGCTGTATACAAACGGAGTATTGGGATTTTTAAATATTCTTTTTAAGATTCTGGACGAGGAGAAACCAGATTATCTTACCATCGCATTTGACGTGCATCAGCCGACCTTTCGTCATGAGATGTTTGCGGAGTATAAAGGTACCAGGAAATCCATGCCCGATGAATTAAGAGCGCAGGTCCCGCTGTTAAAAGAGCTGCTTAAAGCTATGAAGATTTCTATTTTGGAAAAAGGCGGATATGAAGCGGATGACATATTAGGAACACTTGCTGTTAATGCAGAAAAGGATGGCTATCAGGTATCTCTGGTTTCTGGTGACAGGGATTTATTACAGCTGGCATCAGAAAATATTAAAATTCGTATCCCTAAGACCAAGAAGGGCGGTACAGAAATCGAAAATTATAACACGCAGGATGTAGTAGCGGCCTACGGTGTTACCCCCACAGAATTTATTGACTTAAAAGCACTGATGGGAGATGCATCGGATAATATACCCGGTGTTCCGGGAATTGGGGAAAAAACAGCCTCAAAGATTATCTCTGCTTTTGGCTCCATAGAAAATGCTTATGAGCATATAACAGAAGTAATGCCCAATAAAGCAAGAGAATCCATGATAAACAACAAGGAACAGGCTTTCTTAAGCAAAACTCTTGCAACTATAAAAACCGATTGTGAACTGGATTACCAGATTGAACAAGCGGATTACTCGGAAATTTACAATCAGGAGGCCTATAGTTATTTTAAAAGGCTGGAGTTAAAGAGTCATTTAAACCGGTTCTCTGGTATAAGCATGTCAAATACTGCAGGCTCACAAACAAAATCTGAGTCTAAGGTCGTAACAAATACAGAAGAATTAGAGATAATCATTCAAATGGCTGGCAGGATTTCAAAGGGAGCATATATCGGTTTTTATCTCATTGCGGAAGCCGGGGAAGTATTGGGACTGTCACTTAGCCTTGGAGAAAATGAGAATTACTTTATTCCAACAGGAACGGAACTTACAGCGGATAAAATATTAGCAGGTTTGAATCAGCTGCTGTTATCAGAGAAAGAAACAGCTACCTTCCATTTAAAGGAACAGCTTTTCTATCTGAATGCCGGTATCAGAACCGGAATAGCGGATTTATCAATAGCGGCATATTTGCTGAATCCGCTTCAATCCACTTATGAATATGATGATGTGGCAAGGGATTTCTTGAAACTTACCATGGCATCAAGCAGTGAAGCCATAGGAAAAAGCTCATGGAAGGATTTTATAATAAAGAAAGCAGAAGAGAGTACTGCGTATTTTTCAAATCTTGCTTATACAGCTGCCAAAGCTGCTCCGGTTATCGTAAAGGAATTGCAGAATAAAGGGATGGATAAGCTGTTTGCTACGATTGAAATGCCCCTTGTCTATGCGTTGTTTGATATGGAACAGCGGGGAGTAAAGGTTAACAGAGAGGAATTAAAGGAATACGGAGATAAGCTAACCATTGGGATAGACCGACTGGAAGCGGAGATTTACAGTTTGGCAGGAGAAGAATTTAATATCAATTCACCGAAGCAGTTAGGCGTCATTCTTTTTGATAAGCTTCATCTGCCTTTTGGGAAGAAGACAAAGACCGGATACTCCACTTCAGCTGAGGTGCTTGACAAGCTTCGAATCGAACATCCCGTAGTTGAAAAGATTCTTGAATACCGCCAGCTGACGAAATTGAAATCCACCTACGCGGACGGGCTTGCCGGTTATATCAGTGCGGATGGCAGAATACATGGAAAATTTCATCAGACAATAGCTGCAACCGGCCGACTCAGCAGTACGGAGCCAAATCTTCAGAACATTCCCATTCGAATGGAGTTAGGCAGGGAAATCAGAAAGGTATTTATACCAGAAGAAGGTTTTATATTCCTGGATGCTGATTATTCTCAGATAGAACTCAGAGTATTGGCTCATATGTCAGGAGATGAGAGACTTATTGATGCCTATAAGGAAGATCAGGATATACACCGTATTACCGCCTCTTTGGTATTCCATACCCCTTTTGAGGAGGTAAGCTCCGAACAGAGAAGAAATGCCAAAGCCGTTAATTTTGGTATTGTATATGGAATCAGCTCCTTTGGACTGGGACAGGATTTAAATATAGCAAGAAAAGAAGCAGAGGGCTATATCAACCGGTACTTTGATACCTATCCCGGGGTTAAGTCCTTCCTGGACAAGCTGGTAAGGGAGGGGAAAGACGATGGATATGTTACTACTCTTTTTGGTAGAATCAGACCAATACCAGAACTTAGTTCCTCCAATTTCATGACACGTTCTTTCGGAGAAAGGGTTGCGATGAACTCACCCATTCAGGGAACTGCTGCAGATATTATAAAAATAGCTATGTTACGGGTTAATGACAGATTAAAGGAATTAAATTTACGTTCAAGATTAATCCTGCAAATTCATGACGAGCTTCTTATTGAGACCCACAAGGATGAAATAGAGGCAGTAAGAGTCCTGTTGAAAGAAGAGATGCAGTCAGCAGCCAATTTATCCGTGCCTCTTGAGGTAGATGTTAATGAAGGAAGCAACTGGTATGAAGCAAAATAACGGTATTAAGGTAATCGGGCTTACCGGCGGTATCGGAAGCGGTAAATCCGAAGCAGCAAAGATTTTAACCGGGTCTTATGGAGCCCTTCTTTTAAATACCGACCGGATCGCTCATGATTATATGGAAGTAGGCGGGATATCCTATCAGCTGGTCAAAGAGTATTTCGGGGAAGGTATCTTAAATGAGAAGAGGCAGATAGACAGAGAGAAGCTTGGCAAAGAAGTTTACCAGAATGCAGAAAAACTTAAGATTCTTAACTCCTTCTCTCATCCCTATGTTATGGACTATGTCAGAAATCTCATAAAGGCAGAGAAGGAAAGAACGGAAAAATTATATTCTGTTATCTGTGTGGAAACGGCGTTGCCAAGAGAAGCCGGACTAAAAGATTTTTGTGATTACATTTGGTATGTTACAGCGGATAAAAGCATCAGACAGGAGCGGTTGATTCATTCCAGAAATTTTACACCGGAAAAATTTGAGAAAATATTAGCCAATCAGTTTTCTGAGGATGAATATATAGAAAACAGTACCCATGTGCTTTATAACAATGGCAGTATTGAGGAATTAAAACTTCAGATAGAGAAGTTACTGAAAGAAGAAAATTTGGCATATCTACCTTACGGAGGACACTAAGAATGGTAAACAAAAGATACCCGGAGCATTTGGTGTTTGGATTGGATATCGGAACCAGAAGTATTGTGGGAACGGTGGGCTATAAGGATGCAGAGCAATTTATAGTTGTAGCTCAGTGTGTCAAAGAGCACGAAACCAGAGCCATGCTAGATGGGCAGATTCATGATATAACGAAAGTTGCAGAAACCATCGAAGGAGTGAAACAGGAACTTGAAGGGCAGATAGGCAGACGTCTTACGGATGTCTGTATCGCTGCAGCTGGTCGTGTGCTAAAGACTCTGACTGTTTCAGCAGAATATGAATTCTCTGCGGAAACCATTGTGAAGGAAGAACACATTCACTCTCTGGATCTGATAGGTGTGGAGAAGGCTTATGATACCTTGCGCCAGGAAATGAAAGAGGAAAAAATCCATTTCTACTGTGTCGGTTATTCCGTGATTCAATATTATTTAAACGGTTATACAATTGGAAAGCTGGAGGGGCATAAAGCAAACCGTATTGGTACAAATCTGATTGCAACCTTTCTCCCCGATGAAGTAATAGACAGCTTGTATGCGGCAGTGGAAAAGGCCGGTTTATATGTTGCAAACTTAACCTTAGAGCCTATAGCTGCTATTAATGTTGCCATTCCGGAAAAATTCCGATTATTAAACATAGCAATGATAGACATTGGAGCGGGGACTTCTGATATTTCCATAACACGAGATGGAAGTATCATAGCCTATGGCATGATTCCAAGAGCAGGAGATGAGATTACGGAGGCAGTTGTCAAAGAATATCTTGTGGATTTTAAAACTGCTGAAGCCATAAAGCTTTCCTGTCTGAAGAAGAAAAAGGTTACATATAAGGATATCATGGGTATTTCCCATAAGTTAACCACCGAAGAGGTAATAGAATCTTTAAAACCGGTTATAGACAGCATGGCCGGCTGCATTGCAGAGAAGATTGTAGAACTAAATGGAGGAAAGCCGGTCAGTGCAGTCTTTGTGGTAGGCGGAGGCGGAAAAGTTCCGGGATTTACCCAGACGCTGGCAGAAAAGTTGGGGCTTAACAAGGACAGAGTGGCACTTCGAGGAGAAGAGGTACTGGGGGATGTAACGTTTCTGCAGGAAAATATCAAGAAAGACCCGCTGCTGGTTACGCCAGTGGGTATATGCCTTAATTTTTATGATCAGAGAAACAATTTTATATTTGTTCAGGTTAACGGCGACAGAGTCAAGCTCTACGATAACAGCAAACTGACCGTTGCAGATGCAGCAATACAGATAGGATTGCCAAATGAGAATCTCTTTCCCAGAAGGGGGAGAGCAGTTGGTTACACCTTAAATGGCAATAAGCGTATGGCCAGAGGAGAACTGGGGGAAGCAGCTCAGATTAAGCTTAACGGAGAAATTGCAGGTTTAAGCAATAGTATAGAACAGAATGATCTGATAGAAATCACTGAATCTACCGTTGGCGAAGATGCCAAAGTTATCGTCGGTGAATTACCTGAGTATAAAAGCAGTATTACATTTACTTTTAATGATACCAGGATTAAATGCCCGAAATTTGCAGAGGTTAATAAAGAACTTGTTACGGAGTTCTATGAGATAAAAGAAGGGGATGCGGTTGAAATCCTTAATTATTATACCTTGAATCAGGTGCTTAAGTTTATGGATATCGAGTATACCGGAACCATCTATATAAATAATATGCCTGCGGCTGAAGAGGAAAAGATATATGAGAATTTTTCTATCAGGTGTGAGATTTACGATTCCCTGGAAGCGAAAAGAGCAGCAGACAGGTTGAATGCAGAGTTTTTTAACAAAGATACCGGAAGTAGTGATATGGATGAAGAGTTTGAGGAGCCGGAGGAAAGCAGCTTAAAAACAGATGTCGGACTGGACACAGCCGCAAGCCTGATAACCGTTGCCAGACTGGAAACAGCCCCAAGCCTTGAAGGACTCGGAAGCCCTGAAGGACCCGGAAGTCTGGAAACAGCCGGAAGCCTGGAAACAGCCCCAGGCTTAAAAGCCGCCACAAACCAGGAAACCGCCGTAAGCCAAAAAACATCCGCAAGCATAGAAATATCTGACCGTAAAGTTAGTACAACTGCAGACAAAGAAGAAGAACTTTTAAAGGTTGACCCAAACAGTAAGGTCAATACTTCAGAAGAAGAGATCT from Anaerocolumna sp. AGMB13020 encodes the following:
- a CDS encoding 3-oxoacyl-[acyl-carrier-protein] synthase III C-terminal domain-containing protein; protein product: MVHIKIADISVSRGQVVSSQTKSVMHTAEKEYRSISTALSENKCKKQGSKHNWHNTILLSLDAIQDLFLKTGLSGADIDMIVLSSQLPEYVSPATSAKIHNVIGGKKECICYDVNSNGCGMTLAFDQISKYMTMSPHIKRALLIGCDYMSIDTHNMGDAACAVLLEKTEEESGVCDTLSIVSPDDTDSPLFPHCGFSNMFLIKDGNDMEFSIYKKKIINVEALEESISTILLRNSLRIEKINMFCFSQNSKEGLEIIRERMVIDKSASPYIGDVYGDTGTSSPFIALYEAMEKQLIRRGDYFMICAFGCSAQNITLLCKF
- the hydF gene encoding [FeFe] hydrogenase H-cluster maturation GTPase HydF, with amino-acid sequence MGLNETPSADRLHIGFFGKRNAGKSSLVNKITGQELSVVSEVKGTTTDPVYKAMELLPLGPVMIIDTPGIDDEGALGELRVRRTKQVLNKTDIAILIIDALAGKSATDIELIKLFEEKKIPYLLVYNKADLLTKAEAEQNDNEIYVSAVTGMNIETLKNIISRIVPAEDSKLRIVGDVIHPSDFVILVVPIDKAAPKGRLILPQQQTIRDILEADGTAIVVKEYELKETLESLGKKPSLVITDSQVFAKVSADTPKDIPLTSFSILFARYKGLLQEAVKGVAILEQLKEGDTILICEGCTHHRQCDDIGTVKLPRWIKNYTGKEFQFEFTSGGQFPEDLSPYQLIVHCGGCMLTEREVKYRQKCSVDQGIPITNYGILIAYMQGILRRSLEIFPSILQEIPDEF
- a CDS encoding aspartate ammonia-lyase: MKENIQEKKDINTTANILYGTETNKAVGNFALEHKKTSHRLILALVKVKKAAASSYLKLGMGKPGVYEAIIKACDRILSGEYQDQFPVEALQGGAGTSTNMNVNEVLANLAEKLAGERDEGELITIHPLDDVNRGQSTNDVYPTALRIASIDLLRELSDGCARLQEALQMKERELEGIKKLGRTELMDAIPITLGGEFGAYAQAIARDRWRLYKVEERLRQINLGGTAVGTSGNAERKYRFLVIENLRELTGMGLAAAEYPMDITQNNDVFVEVSGLLKALAVNLMKISGDLRLMNSGPYGGIGEIRLKALQAGSTIMPGKVNPVIPEMVTQISMKVMANDYAITMAAAHGEFELNAFLPLIADSLLESLELLIKAVEIFRCNCIETLQANKDRCEELLEKSYAFATAYTGILGYDKVSEVVKEHEGNSELIRNTLEMLLKEKNSEVR
- a CDS encoding anti-sigma factor family protein produces the protein MNCIEVQRLMMPFIDNKLSMEQLEAFMQHIRSCPDCMEELEVHYILLTGMRRLDADKELSDNFHEDFIELLGEYEEKIVHYKFAHIRKRIILILVIAAAAIASSLHLGEVVEEVLKDEPKTSTFYSEDLFFPDFEGNRSNELTFVPSGVFDEKIMYRLDDIYAYLVIEDEEGAKLLQEKFPVHFHSSNPYRKQ
- the polA gene encoding DNA polymerase I, which translates into the protein MSKKIVLIDGHSILNRAFYALPVLSNSEGLYTNGVLGFLNILFKILDEEKPDYLTIAFDVHQPTFRHEMFAEYKGTRKSMPDELRAQVPLLKELLKAMKISILEKGGYEADDILGTLAVNAEKDGYQVSLVSGDRDLLQLASENIKIRIPKTKKGGTEIENYNTQDVVAAYGVTPTEFIDLKALMGDASDNIPGVPGIGEKTASKIISAFGSIENAYEHITEVMPNKARESMINNKEQAFLSKTLATIKTDCELDYQIEQADYSEIYNQEAYSYFKRLELKSHLNRFSGISMSNTAGSQTKSESKVVTNTEELEIIIQMAGRISKGAYIGFYLIAEAGEVLGLSLSLGENENYFIPTGTELTADKILAGLNQLLLSEKETATFHLKEQLFYLNAGIRTGIADLSIAAYLLNPLQSTYEYDDVARDFLKLTMASSSEAIGKSSWKDFIIKKAEESTAYFSNLAYTAAKAAPVIVKELQNKGMDKLFATIEMPLVYALFDMEQRGVKVNREELKEYGDKLTIGIDRLEAEIYSLAGEEFNINSPKQLGVILFDKLHLPFGKKTKTGYSTSAEVLDKLRIEHPVVEKILEYRQLTKLKSTYADGLAGYISADGRIHGKFHQTIAATGRLSSTEPNLQNIPIRMELGREIRKVFIPEEGFIFLDADYSQIELRVLAHMSGDERLIDAYKEDQDIHRITASLVFHTPFEEVSSEQRRNAKAVNFGIVYGISSFGLGQDLNIARKEAEGYINRYFDTYPGVKSFLDKLVREGKDDGYVTTLFGRIRPIPELSSSNFMTRSFGERVAMNSPIQGTAADIIKIAMLRVNDRLKELNLRSRLILQIHDELLIETHKDEIEAVRVLLKEEMQSAANLSVPLEVDVNEGSNWYEAK
- the coaE gene encoding dephospho-CoA kinase (Dephospho-CoA kinase (CoaE) performs the final step in coenzyme A biosynthesis.), whose translation is MKEATGMKQNNGIKVIGLTGGIGSGKSEAAKILTGSYGALLLNTDRIAHDYMEVGGISYQLVKEYFGEGILNEKRQIDREKLGKEVYQNAEKLKILNSFSHPYVMDYVRNLIKAEKERTEKLYSVICVETALPREAGLKDFCDYIWYVTADKSIRQERLIHSRNFTPEKFEKILANQFSEDEYIENSTHVLYNNGSIEELKLQIEKLLKEENLAYLPYGGH
- a CDS encoding cell division FtsA domain-containing protein, producing the protein MVNKRYPEHLVFGLDIGTRSIVGTVGYKDAEQFIVVAQCVKEHETRAMLDGQIHDITKVAETIEGVKQELEGQIGRRLTDVCIAAAGRVLKTLTVSAEYEFSAETIVKEEHIHSLDLIGVEKAYDTLRQEMKEEKIHFYCVGYSVIQYYLNGYTIGKLEGHKANRIGTNLIATFLPDEVIDSLYAAVEKAGLYVANLTLEPIAAINVAIPEKFRLLNIAMIDIGAGTSDISITRDGSIIAYGMIPRAGDEITEAVVKEYLVDFKTAEAIKLSCLKKKKVTYKDIMGISHKLTTEEVIESLKPVIDSMAGCIAEKIVELNGGKPVSAVFVVGGGGKVPGFTQTLAEKLGLNKDRVALRGEEVLGDVTFLQENIKKDPLLVTPVGICLNFYDQRNNFIFVQVNGDRVKLYDNSKLTVADAAIQIGLPNENLFPRRGRAVGYTLNGNKRMARGELGEAAQIKLNGEIAGLSNSIEQNDLIEITESTVGEDAKVIVGELPEYKSSITFTFNDTRIKCPKFAEVNKELVTEFYEIKEGDAVEILNYYTLNQVLKFMDIEYTGTIYINNMPAAEEEKIYENFSIRCEIYDSLEAKRAADRLNAEFFNKDTGSSDMDEEFEEPEESSLKTDVGLDTAASLITVARLETAPSLEGLGSPEGPGSLETAGSLETAPGLKAATNQETAVSQKTSASIEISDRKVSTTADKEEELLKVDPNSKVNTSEEEIYIIVNKEPLKLSGKKQYIFVDILDFYAFDLSKAGGSELIITLNGEKTEFTAPLKEKDIVELYWMK